Proteins from a single region of Apium graveolens cultivar Ventura chromosome 7, ASM990537v1, whole genome shotgun sequence:
- the LOC141673242 gene encoding uncharacterized protein LOC141673242: MSFSTKPVYFNVLNIMMLEPLPLSTKILLIKQFPTKSEMTRLSCYASRMFLLSDSSNVKTGRSSLLNSTWATRISISLTTLLACEYVDLIKLITLWCGGGGGCLIGILSSLFGDLSLLKCDALFAVTNSQSETEADRIDWVNKIQGVIASLLNSQLRQLKSGGNEYNNTSSGSHDESADQSSNREDNVSRILREIPGNDICVECGALEPDWASLNLGVLMCIECSGVHCNLGIHRSKRLSGSSFLILANKQDITTRVILRQHDALYLLFI, encoded by the exons ATGTCGTTTTCTACCAAACCCGTTTATTTTAATGTGCTCAACATCATGATGTTGGAGCCACTACCATTGTCGACTAAAATCCTTTTGATCAAGCAATTTCCCACTAAAAGTGAGATGACAAGACTATCCTGTTATGCTTCTCGAATGTTCCTTTTGTCTGATTCATCAAACGTTAAGACTGGTAGATCGTCATTGTTAAATTCTACTTGGGCAACTCGTATATCCATCTCCCTTACCACTCTTTTGGCTTGCGAGTATGTCGACCTAATAAAATTAATCACTTTATGGTGTGGTGGGGGTGGCGGTTGCCTCATTGGCATTTTGTCATCTCTGTTTGGTGATCTTTCTCTCCTGAAATGTGACGCTTTGTTTGCTGTCACAAACTCA CAGTCTGAAACAGAAGCAGATAGGATTGATTGGGTAAACAAAATACAAGGTGTTATTGCTTCCCTTTTGAACTCTCAGTTGCGACAG CTGAAATCTGGGGGTAACGAGTATAACAATACCTCTTCTGGATCACATGATGAAAGCGCAGACCAGAGTTCGAATCGAGAAGATAATGTGTCTAGGATCCTTAGAGAAATTCCTGGAAATGACATATGTGTAGAATGTGGTGCTCTTGAGCCTGATTGGGCGTCCTTAAATCTTGGTGTTCTGATGTGCATCGAATGCTCCGGTGTTCATTGCAACCTTGGTATTCATAGATCAAAG AGGCTATCAGGATCATCATTTCTGATTTTGGCAAATAAGCAGGACATCACTACTCGTGTAATCTTGAGACAACATGACGCCCTATATTTACTTTTCATATAG